In Acropora muricata isolate sample 2 chromosome 11, ASM3666990v1, whole genome shotgun sequence, one DNA window encodes the following:
- the LOC136889966 gene encoding UDP-glucuronosyltransferase 2B15-like isoform X2, producing MASIFATLVITCLTANSALSARIVGFTSMASGSHYLLTMTILEELASRGHEVVMVVSSDHMHSRSSEKIPHKVYQVPFERGYLEDMIAKTALKESMVKLFSKVTEYTQTNWDSLLKSKELIEDLRDADLIVYEGMAFAAILVSELYKIPRVSVFPVIPRPGGFLMFPSPVSYVPMSFTGFTSKMSFLQRVMNLGAYFALNAVFHFTTVRPLATLKAKYNITPETDIQEALNNDELVIVSSDFALDYPQPLLPGQILVGPITVKKPKPLPAELESYVSSGTDGFIIVSFGSYMETLTSKDEIDVMAAAFGKLKQKVLWKLKGYTPSSLSANIRIVKWLPQNDLLAHKEIRAFVSHAGHNSLFESGYHGVPMVAIPLFADQFVNAKKAVDFGLALSLNLETLSSKLLKETIEQVVYEPSFKKSASRISKLMQDKPRSPLETTGDWIEYVLRHGGAQHLRAQVFNIPWYQYYLLDVLAFLISAITVVVMVIWMTCRCFCRLCCKGTAKKSKPE from the exons ATGGCGTCAATTTTTGCAACATTGGTGATCACATGCCTGACTGCAAACTCGGCTTTGTCGGCAAGGATTGTTGGTTTCACTTCAATGGCTTCAGGGTCGCATTATTTACTGACCATGACTATTTTGGAAGAGCTAGCATCTCGAGGTCACGAG GTAGTGATGGTGGTTTCTTCAGATCACATGCACTCAAGGTCATCTGAGAAAATACCCCACAAAGTCTACCAAGTGCCTTTTGAACGTGGATACCTTGAAGACATGATTGCAAAGACTGCACTGAAAGAAAGCATGGTCAAACTGTTTTCTAAGGTTACGGAATATACACAAACTAATTGGGATAGCTTATTGAAGAGCAAAGAACTGATTGAAGATCTGAGGGATGCTGATCTAATTGTGTACGAGGGAATGGCATTTGCCGCTATCCTTGTTTCAGAGCTGTACAAGATTCCTAGAGTGTCTGTGTTTCCTGTCATACCCCGACCGGGAggttttctcatgtttccctcgCCTGTGTCTTATGTTCCCATGTCTTTCACAGGCTTCACGTCCAAAATGTCGTTTCTGCAGCGTGTCATGAATCTGGGTGCCTACTTTGCATTAAATGCTGTGTTTCATTTTACAACAGTTCGTCCACTGGCCACTCTAAAAGCAAAATACAACATCACTCCAGAAACCGACATTCAGGAAGCTTTGAATAATGATGAACTTGTAATAGTTTCATCTGATTTTGCATTAGATTATCCACAACCACTTCTTCCAG GTCAAATTCTTGTTGGTCCCATAACTGTCAAGAAGCCCAAGCCTCTTCCGGCCGAATTAGAAAGTTACGTCAGCAGTGGCACTGATGGATTCATCATTGTTTCATTTGGATCATACATGGAAACACTCACCTCTAAAGACGAGATCGATGTTATGGCTGCAGCATTTGgaaagttgaaacaaaaggTTTTGTGGAAGCTGAAAGG TTACACTCCCTCATCACTGAGTGCAAATATCAGGATAGTGAAGTGGTTGCCTCAGAATGACCTTCTCGCCCACAAGGAAATAAGAGCTTTTGTTTCACATGCAGGGCACAACAGTCTTTTCGAGTCCGGATACCATGGTGTTCCTATGGTGGCCATTCCGTTGTTTGCAGACCAGTTTGTAAATGCTAAGAAGGCAGTAGATTTTGGACTGGCACTTTCACTTAACCTTGAAACTTTGAGTTCCAAATTACTAAAAGAGACCATTGAACAAGTTGTTTATGAGCCTAG cttcAAGAAATCAGCCTCCCGCATTTCCAAGCTGATGCAAGACAAACCGCGATCACCGTTGGAGACAACTGGCGACTGGATTGAGTACGTACTACGACACGGTGGCGCGCAGCATCTGAGAGCTCAAGTGTTTAACATCCCTTGGTATCAATACTACTTACTTGACGTCTTAGCTTTCCTTATTTCTGCGATAACCGTGGTTGTCATGGTGATATGGATGACTTGTAGATGCTTTTGTCGTTTGTGCTGTAAGGGCACTGCAAAGAAATCCAAGCCTGAGTAA
- the LOC136890784 gene encoding beta-1 adrenergic receptor-like produces MALLTVINCVVNVPFSFMAVVGNSLLLAAFITTPGIRSPSYAFLCSLAVSDLLVGLVVQPIHILYLLNFLTLLYPAIVWFSIVFLVAVSMSTMTTISLDRFLALYCHMRYPSLMTEKRASYIAITLWVVSLVSACLYVWNKNLVFLFPVYALYLLMTTFCYTGIYRILRRHQLQIHVEHQALGNLNNENTCRLISSRKSAINTFIFYIFMLLCYSPTLVLMLVRIHRPDLREPLPWDFVRSILFMNSSINPILFCWRLRELRKAVYKVLDRCVKFIGGR; encoded by the coding sequence ATGGCCTTGTTAACAGTGATCAATTGTGTTGTTAATGTTCCATTTAGTTTCATGGCAGTCGTTGGAAATAGCTTGTTGTTGGCAGCCTTCATTACTACTCCTGGCATTCGTTCGCCATCCTATGCTTTCCTTTGCAGTCTCGCTGTCTCGGATCTTCTTGTTGGCTTGGTGGTACAacccatacatattctctactTACTGAACTTCCTCACTTTGTTGTATCCTGCCATAGTGTGGTTTTCAATTGTTTTCCTTGTCGCTGTTTCGATGTCTACGATGACAACTATAAGCTTGGATCGATTCTTAGCTCTTTATTGCCATATGCGTTACCCAAGTTTGATGACGGAAAAACGTGCGTCTTACATCGCAATAACTCTGTGGGTGGTCTCTTTAGTTTCTGCATGTCTTTATGTCTGGAACAAAAACCTTGTATTTCTATTCCCTGTATATGCTCTTTACCTCTTAATGACAACATTTTGCTACACTGGTATTTATCGTATTCTTCGGAGGCATCAACTTCAGATTCACGTGGAACACCAAGCACTGGGAAACTTGAACAACGAGAACACTTGCAGGTTGATTAGTTCAAGGAAGAGCGCCATAAACACCTTTATTTTCTACATATTTATGCTTTTGTGTTATTCCCCAACACTTGTCCTCATGCTAGTTAGAATTCATCGCCCTGACCTTCGCGAACCGTTGCCGTGGGATTTCGTAAGAAGTATTCTGTTCATGAACTCTTCCATCAATCCAATATTGTTTTGCTGGCGTTTACGCGAGCTTCGTAAAGCTGTTTACAAAGTGCTTGATAGATGTGTTAAGTTTATAGGTGGACGATAG
- the LOC136889996 gene encoding melanocyte-stimulating hormone receptor-like: MDSERIVVIVCVLNVPLIVVCIISNVLVLAAIRRTPSLRSEPSTVFLASLAVSDLIIGLVVQPVVITECVHPGNTVISHARRILPTLFGVISLSTMAIVSVDGFFALHYHLRYADIITFRRALFTSASVWIVLFLLTGISFWKLSIYFLTSAVIILICILISIFSYANIYRIVCHHHSQISGQQQAVTNVHSEQNRNMAKAKRNTKNTFIFHILRILGYSPVLIYMVILATSSEPSKEWILAETLAYLNSAINPFLFCWRIRELREAVFKMMKKILRKENGTNEVAMTSLKL; this comes from the coding sequence ATGGATAGCGAGAGAATCGTTGTTATAGTTTGTGTTTTAAATGTTCCTTTGATCGTTGTCTGTATCATCAGTAATGTGCTTGTCTTAGCAGCCATTCGAAGAACTCCATCTCTTCGCTCTGAACCATCTACCGTTTTTCTTGCCAGTCTTGCTGTTTCTGATTTGATCATTGGACTTGTTGTTCAGCCCGTGGTTATCACCGAATGCGTTCATCCTGGTAACACTGTCATCTCACACGCAAGAAGAATTTTGCCAACTTTATTTGGCGTTATATCGCTCAGCACCATGGCAATTGTCAGCGTGGATGGATTTTTTGCGCTCCATTATCATCTTCGATACGCAGATATTATTACCTTCCGACGCGCTTTATTCACCTCGGCTTCTGTATGGATTGTCCTGTTTCTTCTTACGGGTATAAGCTTCTGGAAGCTTAGCATTTATTTCCTTACTTCAGCTGTTATCATTCTCATCTGTATATTAATCTCTATATTTTCCTATGCGAACATATATCGGATTGTGTGTCACCATCATTCGCAGATTAGCGGTCAACAACAAGCCGTAACAAATGTCCACAGTGAACAAAACCGTAACATGGCGAAAGCAAAGAGAAACACTAAAAATACATTCATCTTCCACATTTTGAGGATCCTGGGTTATTCTCCTGTGTTAATTTACATGGTAATTTTAGCTACCTCCTCTGAACCGTCAAAAGAGTGGATATTAGCCGAAACACTGGCCTATCTAAACTCGGCCATCAATCCGTTTCTTTTCTGTTGGCGAATAAGAGAACTTCGGGAGGCAGTTTTTAAGATGATGAAAAAGAttctgagaaaagaaaatggaacAAATGAAGTGGCAATGACCAGTTTAAAATTGTAA
- the LOC136889966 gene encoding UDP-glucuronosyltransferase 1-6-like isoform X1, translating to MASIFATLVITCLTANSALSARIVGFTSMASGSHYLLTMTILEELASRGHEVVMVVSSDHMHSRSSEKIPHKVYQVPFERGYLEDMIAKTALKESMVKLFSKVTEYTQTNWDSLLKSKELIEDLRDADLIVYEGMAFAAILVSELYKIPRVSVFPVIPRPGGFLMFPSPVSYVPMSFTGFTSKMSFLQRVMNLGAYFALNAVFHFTTVRPLATLKAKYNITPETDIQEALNNDELVIVSSDFALDYPQPLLPGQILVGPITVKKPKPLPAELESYVSSGTDGFIIVSFGSYMETLTSKDEIDVMAAAFGKLKQKVLWKLKASRNQPPAFPS from the exons ATGGCGTCAATTTTTGCAACATTGGTGATCACATGCCTGACTGCAAACTCGGCTTTGTCGGCAAGGATTGTTGGTTTCACTTCAATGGCTTCAGGGTCGCATTATTTACTGACCATGACTATTTTGGAAGAGCTAGCATCTCGAGGTCACGAG GTAGTGATGGTGGTTTCTTCAGATCACATGCACTCAAGGTCATCTGAGAAAATACCCCACAAAGTCTACCAAGTGCCTTTTGAACGTGGATACCTTGAAGACATGATTGCAAAGACTGCACTGAAAGAAAGCATGGTCAAACTGTTTTCTAAGGTTACGGAATATACACAAACTAATTGGGATAGCTTATTGAAGAGCAAAGAACTGATTGAAGATCTGAGGGATGCTGATCTAATTGTGTACGAGGGAATGGCATTTGCCGCTATCCTTGTTTCAGAGCTGTACAAGATTCCTAGAGTGTCTGTGTTTCCTGTCATACCCCGACCGGGAggttttctcatgtttccctcgCCTGTGTCTTATGTTCCCATGTCTTTCACAGGCTTCACGTCCAAAATGTCGTTTCTGCAGCGTGTCATGAATCTGGGTGCCTACTTTGCATTAAATGCTGTGTTTCATTTTACAACAGTTCGTCCACTGGCCACTCTAAAAGCAAAATACAACATCACTCCAGAAACCGACATTCAGGAAGCTTTGAATAATGATGAACTTGTAATAGTTTCATCTGATTTTGCATTAGATTATCCACAACCACTTCTTCCAG GTCAAATTCTTGTTGGTCCCATAACTGTCAAGAAGCCCAAGCCTCTTCCGGCCGAATTAGAAAGTTACGTCAGCAGTGGCACTGATGGATTCATCATTGTTTCATTTGGATCATACATGGAAACACTCACCTCTAAAGACGAGATCGATGTTATGGCTGCAGCATTTGgaaagttgaaacaaaaggTTTTGTGGAAGCTGAAAG cttcAAGAAATCAGCCTCCCGCATTTCCAAGCTGA